In Leishmania mexicana MHOM/GT/2001/U1103 complete genome, chromosome 20, one genomic interval encodes:
- a CDS encoding vacuolar protein sorting-associated protein 45-like protein, which yields MNRILPCDTNMKVLLVDDGALPMVATAFSQTELLKHGVYLVESLNSAARQRNLMKMLRCYILLRPSLSSVEAACVELRMAKYRSYHIFFCGATSAEMLDRLANADSDSLVEEVQEVFCDFNAVNKDAFVLETPPPQSLVSSFMSASQVRRLAEGLASLMVAQRRRPRIRYQKNSPFVQRLAAELVNVLKSDPGLYDYPARDTVLLLLDRNDDPLTPLLTPWTYQAMLHEHIGLRSNTLKLPADVQGAEEEGYVFSEHDDAFFANNMFNNWGDLCNNVKKYVDQCKEALNLDRPTATLEELKAFMQKIPQTKNLTGSVTKHTTVTTYLSGVIKKRNLLEISLLEQDMIASSDQSNHWTRLQTFASRPSTSQEDLTRLCLIYHLRYEKPGGASQVAPYLDRVNSNYALLLSKLRQYYGLHRNTDRLFAATGVMAKIVKTFVDVGNIYTQHEPVLKRTLQHLYSGQLDTASYPYLEQPTSSSGGGGVANVEHKPMEVTVYMCGGYTFEEAALVHGINARTAYKPADAASFAGGGSSIKASIGGEDVLNTHSFLRLLDQLSPS from the coding sequence ATGAACCGCATCTTGCCGTGTGATACGAATATGAAGGTCCTCCTCGTAgacgacggcgcgctgcCGATGGTCGCGACTGCCTTCTCGCAGACGGAGCTGCTCAAGCACGGGGTGTACCTCGTCGAGTCCCTCAACAgcgccgcgcggcagcggaacTTGATGAAGATGCTGCGCTGCTACATTCTGCTGCGGCCAAGTCTCTCGAGTGTGGAGGCGGCATGCGTGGAGCTGCGTATGGCGAAGTACCGTAGCTATCACATCTTCTTCTGCGGCGCGACCAGTGCGGAGATGCTGGACCGCCTCGCGAACGCCGACAGTGACTCgctcgtggaggaggtgcaggaggTCTTCTGCGACTTCAACGCCGTCAATAAGGACGCCTTCGTGCtggagacgccgccgccgcagtcgctTGTGTCGTCATTCATGTCAGCGTCGCAGGTGCGCCGTCTGGCGGAGGGGCTGGCCTCGCTcatggtggcgcagcgccggcgaccCCGCATTCGCTACCAGAAGAATAGCCCGTTTGTGCAGCGTCTCGCCGCGGAACTCGTGAATGTGCTGAAAAGCGACCCCGGACTGTACGACTACCCCGCGCGGGACACGGTGTTGCTGCTTCTAGACCGCAACGACGACCCGCTCACCCCGCTCCTCACCCCATGGACCTACCAAGCAATGCTCCACGAGCACATTGGGCTGCGCTCCAATACGCTCAAGCTGCCGGCGGACGTGCAAggagccgaggaggagggctaCGTCTTCTCCGAGCACGATgacgccttcttcgccaACAACATGTTCAACAACTGGGGCGACCTGTGCAACAACGTGAAGAAGTACGTTGACCAGTGCAAAGAAGCCCTGAATCTCGACCGCCCCACAGCCACCCTCGAAGAGCTCAAGGCGTTCATGCAAAAGATTCCGCAGACGAAGAACCTCACCGGGTCCGTCACGAAGCACACGACGGTGACCACGTATCTCTCCGGTGTCATCAAGAAGCGCAACCTGCTGGAGATATCTCTTCTGGAGCAGGACATGATCGCCTCCTCGGACCAGAGCAACCACTGGACACGCCTGCAGACCTTCGCGTCGCGCCCCAGCACGAGCCAGGAGGACCTCACACGCCTCTGCCTCATCTACCACCTTCGCTATGAGAAGCCCGGCGGCGCGTCGCAGGTGGCACCGTACCTCGACCGCGTCAACTCGAACTACGCCCTGCTCCTTAGTAAGCTGCGGCAGTACTACGGCCTTCATCGAAACACAGATCGCTTGTTTGCCGCTACCGGTGTCATGGCAAAGATCGTGAAGACGTTTGTGGATGTCGGCAACATCTACACTCAGCATGAACCGGTTCTGAAGCGCACCCTACAGCACCTGTACAGCGGCCAGCTCGACACCGCCTCCTACCCATACCTGGAACAgccgacctcctcctccggcggcggcggtgtggcgaATGTGGAGCATAAGCCAATGGAGGTGACCGTGTACATGTGCGGCGGATATACATTcgaggaggcagcgctggtgcacgGCATTAACGCGCGCACCGCGTACAAGCCGGCGGATGCAGCCTCGTTTGCGGGCGGCGGAAGCAGCATCAAGGCGTCGATCGGCGGCGAAGACGTTCTCAACACGCACTCGTTTCTCCGTTTGCTCGACCAGCTCTCGCCATCGTAA
- a CDS encoding developmentally regulated GTP-binding protein 1,putative: MSSLQKISDIEAELARTQKNKATMTHICALKARLAQLKRELIASESKKGGGKGEGFDVQKTGDARIGFIGFPSVGKSTLLSKMTSTHSEVAAYEFTTLTCVPGVVNYRGAKLQMLDLPGIIEGAKDGKGRGRQVIAVARTCSLILIVLDIAKPLQHKLIIERELDGFGIRLNKSPPDIVIRKKDRGGISISSTCPLTHIDQETIKIILGEYRMANADVTFRGDYTADEFIDAIEGNRAYIPAIYVLNKIDQISVEELDIVARIPHNCPISAHHEWNLDGLLECIWDHLNFIRVYTKPKGQVPDYDAPVILKKSPQPSVESFCNRIHRQLMRNYKYAWVWGSSVKHQPQRVGKDHPLDDEDVVQVVKKV; the protein is encoded by the coding sequence ATGTCGTCATTGCAGAAAATCAGCGATATCGAGGCGGAGCTCGCCCGCACGCAGAAGAACAAGGCTACCATGACCCACATTTGCGCTCTCAAGGCCCGcctggcgcagctgaagcGCGAGCTCATCGCGTCTGAGTCGAAGAAAGGTGGCGGCAAGGGCGAAGGCTTCGACGTGCAGAAGACCGGTGACGCCCGCATCGGCTTCATTGGCTTTCCGTCTGTCGGCaagtcgacgctgctgtcgaAGATGACCTCGACTCACTCCGAGGTGGCCGCGTACGAGTTCACTACGCTCACCTGCGTGCCTGGTGTGGTGAACTACCGCGGCGCCAAGCTGCAGATGCTGGACCTGCCCGGTATCATCGAAGGTGCCAAAGACGGTAAGGGTCGCGGCCGGCAAGTTATTGCAGTGGCCCGCACCTGCTCTCTCATCCTCATCGTGCTTGACATTGCcaagccgctgcagcacaagCTCATCATTGAGCGTGAGTTGGACGGCTTCGGCATTCGGCTGAACAAGTCGCCACCGGATATTGTGATTCGAAAAAAGGACCGCGGTGGCATCAGCATCTCCTCGACGTGCCCTCTCACGCACATCGACCAGGAGACGATCAAGATCATCTTAGGCGAGTACCGTATGGCGAACGCCGACGTCACCTTCCGTGGCGACTACACGGCCGACGAGTTCATCGATGCGATTGAAGGGAATCGCGCGTACATCCCAGCCATTTACGTGCTGAACAAGATCGACCAAATCTCGGTCGAGGAACTCGACATCGTCGCCCGCATTCCGCACAACTGCCCAATCTCTGCCCATCACGAGTGGAACCTGGACGGGCTCCTCGAGTGCATATGGGATCACCTGAACTTCATTCGCGTGTACACGAAGCCGAAGGGTCAGGTGCCAGACTACGACGCGCCGGTCATTCTCAAGAAGTCCCCACAGCCGTCAGTGGAGAGCTTCTGCAACCGTATTCACAGGCAGCTGATGCGCAACTACAAGTacgcgtgggtgtggggcTCGTCTGTGAAACACCAGCCGCAGCGTGTGGGCAAGGACCATCCGCTGGATGACGAGGATGTAGTGCAGGTGGTGAAGAAGGTGTAA